The Saccharomyces mikatae IFO 1815 strain IFO1815 genome assembly, chromosome: 11 genome has a segment encoding these proteins:
- the SHE2 gene encoding She2p (similar to Saccharomyces cerevisiae SHE2 (YKL130C); ancestral locus Anc_2.438), whose product MSTDKGIKVTSGICELVEQILALLSRYLSSYIHVLNKFISHLRRVATLRFERTTLIKFVKKLRFYNDCVLNYNASDFINESKGELDPNADPLDRVILPVASMFVKCVETFDLLNYYLTQSLQKEILSKTLNEDLTLTAESILAIDDSYNHFVKFSQWMIESLRIGSNLLDLEVVQFAIKCADEDGTNTGETDNIFLQEILPVNSEEEFQTLSAAWHSILDGKLSVLDDEFDVVAAKWHDKFGKLKN is encoded by the coding sequence ATGAGTACAGATAAAGGTATAAAGGTTACTTCTGGAATCTGTGAATTAGTTGAACAAATATTAGCCTTACTCTCCCGGTATCTTTCATCTTATATCCATGTCCTGAATAAGTTCATCAGTCATTTGCGAAGAGTAGCCACTCTACGATTCGAGAGAACTACTTTGATTAAATTTGTTAAGAAATTGAGATTTTACAATGATTGCGTATTGAACTATAATGCATCTGACTTTATTAATGAAAGTAAAGGCGAATTAGATCCGAATGCAGATCCGCTTGACAGGGTGATTTTACCAGTAGCTTCAATGTTTGTCAAATGTGTCGAAACATTCGACTTGCTGAACTATTATTTAACGCAATCattacaaaaagaaattctatCCAAGACTTTGAATGAGGATCTAACATTAACAGCAGAATCCATACTAGCTATTGATGATAGTTACAATCATTTCGTGAAGTTTTCTCAATGGATGATTGAGTCCTTGCGCATAGGCAGCAACTTACTAGATTTAGAAGTTGTTCAGTTTGCCATCAAATGTGCTGATGAGGACGGTACAAATACTGGAGAAACAGATAATATCTTCTTACAAGAAATCCTTCCTGTCAATTCTGAAGAGGAATTTCAGACCTTATCAGCTGCGTGGCACTCCATTTTAGATGGTAAGTTGAGTGTCTTGGACGACGAGTTTGATGTTGTCGCCGCTAAGTGGCATGATAAATTTGGTAAGTTGAAAAACTAA
- the MYO3 gene encoding myosin 3 (similar to Saccharomyces cerevisiae MYO3 (YKL129C) and MYO5 (YMR109W); ancestral locus Anc_2.440): MAVIKRGARRKDVKEPKKRSAKIKKATFDANKKKEVGVSDLTLLSKISDESINENLRKRFKNGIIYTYIGHVLISVNPFRDLGIYTNTVLETYKGKNRLEVPPHVFGIAESMYYNLKSYNENQCVIISGESGAGKTEAAKRIMQYIAATSNSHSESIGKIKDMVLATNPLLESFGCAKTLRNNNSSRHGKYLEIKFNSQFEPCAGNITNYLLEKQRVVSQIKNERNFHIFYQFTKGASDAYRQTFGVKMPEEYIYTAAAGCTTADTIDDIKDYQGTIEAMRTIGLAQEEQDQIFRMLAAILWVGNISFIENEEGNAQVRDTSVTDFVAYLLQVDASLLIKCLVERIMQTSHGMKRGSVYHVPLNPVQATAVRDALAKAIYNNLFDWIVERVNVSLQAFPGADKSIGILDIYGFEIFEHNSFEQICINYVNEKLQQIFIQLTLKAEQETYEKEKIKWSPIKYFDNKVVCDLIEAKRPPGIFAAMNDSIATAHADSNAADQAFAQRLNLFNSNPYFELRANKFVIKHYAGDVTYDINGITDKNKDQLQKDLIELIGTSANPFLSSIFPDDIDKDSKRRPPTAGDKIIKSANELVETLSKAEPSYIRTIKPNQTKSSDDYDDHQVLHQVKYLGLQENVRIRRAGFAYRQTFEKFVERFYLLSPDCSYAGDYTWEGDTLEAVKLILRDAMIPEKEFQLGVTSVFIKTPESLFALEDMRDKYWYNMAARIQRAWRRFLQRRIDAAIKIQRTIREKKGGNKYVKLRDYGTKLLGGKKERRTMSLLGYRAFMGDYLSCNEAKTKGSYIRRQAGIKEKAVFSMKGECLHSKFGRSAQRLKKVFILTKKSFYIIGQSRVQNSMKYMQDYKIDLNKIKQVSLTNLQDDWMGIVLINSAQSDPLINTLFKTELVTRMKKLNEKIIINIGPTIEYHKQPNKLHTVRSKISDSAPKYGDIYRSSTIYVRRGHPANSKSNKKPKNPGGLSGKPIRSKKSKHKHTHKHAHSHKAHRNTTKKQPLPSQKSTTPLSLAATAAQAAYNPKSDKTALSKSFANPAARTSSKNNSKAPIKEKTILKKNTANNETSSAKENLISIPSSKKVNENQEPLNETTTNIPIPPPPPPMGQTEDPKFEAAYDFPGSGSPSELPLKKGDVVFISRDESSGWSLARLLDGSKEGWVPTAYMTPYTGTSDTISAVEVAAENNAMNQKSNRIHSTISSVQESVSLETATVQTPGSETKPMGAFSDGLASALAARANKMRAESADDDDDNERDDDDDW; encoded by the coding sequence ATGGCTGTCATAAAAAGGGGAGCACGTAGAAAGGACGTTAAGGAGCCTAAGAAAAGATCTGCAAAGATTAAAAAAGCTACATTTGATgccaataaaaaaaaagaagtagGTGTGTCCGATTTGACacttttatcaaaaatatcagaTGAATCTATCAACGAAAATCTGAGGAAAAGgttcaaaaatggaataatTTATACTTATATTGGTCATGTGCTAATTAGTGTAAATCCGTTCCGCGATTTGGGAATATATACAAACACCGTTTTAGAGACCTATAAAGGTAAAAATAGACTTGAAGTGCCACCACACGTGTTTGGTATTGCTGAATCTATGTATTACAATCTTAAATCATATAATGAAAACCAGTGTGTTATCATATCTGGTGAGTCGGGTGCCGGCAAAACAGAGGCAGCCAAGCGTATCATGCAATATATTGCAGCTACATCTAATAGCCACTCAGAGTCCattggaaaaatcaaagatatGGTTCTCGCTACTAATCCACTTCTCGAGTCTTTCGGCTGTGCTAAAACTCTGCGGAACAATAACTCTTCGAGACACGGAAAATATCTGGAAATTAAGTTCAACTCCCAATTTGAACCTTGTGCAGGTAACATCACAAACTATTTGTTAGAGAAACAAAGAGTTGTTagtcaaataaaaaacgaaagaaattttcatattttctACCAATTCACCAAAGGTGCCTCTGATGCGTACAGACAAACTTTCGGTGTAAAAATGCctgaagaatatatatacactGCAGCGGCTGGTTGTACTACTGCAGACACAATTGATGACATAAAGGATTACCAAGGGACCATAGAGGCCATGAGAACCATTGGGTTGGCccaagaagaacaagacCAAATCTTCAGGATGCTGGCGGCAATCCTGTGGGTTGGtaatatttctttcatagaaaatgaagaggGAAATGCCCAAGTAAGAGATACATCAGTGACTGATTTTGTTGCCTATTTATTACAGGTAGATGCTTCGTTGCTAATAAAGTGTTTAGTGGAGAGAATTATGCAGACAAGTCATGGAATGAAAAGGGGTTCAGTTTATCATGTGCCTTTAAACCCAGTTCAAGCTACAGCAGTAAGAGATGCTCTCGCCAAAGCAATTTACAATAATTTGTTCGACTGGATTGTGGAAAGGGTTAATGTATCTTTACAGGCGTTCCCTGGCGCTGATAAATCAATTGGTATTTTGGACATTTACggttttgaaatttttgaacataACTCTTTTGAACAAATATGTATTAATTACGTTAATGAAAAGCTAcaacaaattttcattcaattgACTTTGAAGGCTGAACAAGAAACctatgaaaaagaaaaaatcaaatggTCACCAATCAAGTACTTTGACAACAAGGTTGTCTGTGATTTAATCGAAGCAAAAAGGCCACCGGGTATTTTTGCTGCAATGAATGACTCTATTGCAACTGCTCATGCTGATTCCAATGCCGCTGATCAAGCATTTGCTCAAAGACTTAACTTGTTTAATTCGAATCCGTACTTTGAATTAAGAGCAAACAAATTTGTCATTAAACATTACGCAGGTGACGTAACCTATGATATCAATGGTATCACTGATAAGAACAAGGATCAGCTTCAAAAGGACCTAATTGAGTTAATCGGCACATCGGCAAatccatttctttcctcAATATTTCCCGATGATATTGATAAGGATTCAAAGAGACGACCTCCTACTGCAGGtgataaaatcataaaAAGTGCAAATGAATTGGTAGAAACTTTGTCAAAAGCCGAGCCTTCCTATATTAGAACAATTAAGCCTAATCAAACTAAATCTTCAGATGATTATGATGATCACCAGGTACTACATCAAGTGAAATATCTAGGTTTGCAAGAAAATGTTCGTATCAGAAGAGCAGGGTTTGCCTACAGACAAacgtttgaaaaatttgttgaaagattttatTTGCTATCTCCTGACTGTTCATATGCCGGTGATTACACTTGGGAAGGGGATACGCTTGAGGCAGTCAAACTTATTTTAAGAGATGCCATGATACCGGAGAAGGAATTTCAGCTTGGAGTGACGAGTGTGTTCATCAAAACTCCGGAATCTCTGTTTGCTTTGGAAGACATGCGTGACAAGTACTGGTATAATATGGCCGCTAGAATCCAGAGAGCATGGAGAAGGTTTCTTCAAAGACGTATTGATGCAGCGATAAAAATTCAACGTACTATTAGGGAGAAAAAGGGTGGAAATAAGTATGTAAAGCTTCGTGATTATGGAACCAAGCTCTTAGGGggtaaaaaagagagaagaaCTATGTCATTACTTGGATACAGAGCTTTCATGGGTGATTACTTATCTTGTAATGAAGCTAAAACGAAAGGATCTTACATTAGAAGACAGGCAGGAATCAAGGAAAAAgctgttttttcaatgaaggGAGAATGTTTGCATTCAAAGTTTGGCAGATCCGCACAAAGGTTAAAGAAAGTGTTTATCTTAACAAAGAAATCATTTTATATCATTGGACAATCACGAGTGCAAAATTCCATGAAATATATGCAGGATTATAAAATCGatttaaacaaaataaaacagGTGAGCTTAACCAACCTCCAAGATGATTGGATGGGTATTGTCCTTATAAATAGTGCACAATCTGACCCACTCATTAACACACTTTTTAAAACAGAATTAGTGACTCgtatgaaaaaattgaatgaaaagataataataaatattgGCCCGACAATTGAATATCACAAACAGCCTAACAAACTTCACACTGTTCGCTCAAAAATCAGCGATTCGGCGCCCAAATACGGTGACATATACAGGTCGAGTACAATATATGTACGTCGTGGCCACCCTGCTAATTCAAAATCGAATAAGAAACCTAAAAATCCAGGTGGATTAAGTGGAAAACCTATCAGAAGCAAGAAAAGCAAGCACAAGCATACTCACAAACATGCACATAGTCATAAAGCTCACAGAAATACTACAAAAAAGCAACCACTACCTTCCCAAAAATCTACAACTCCGTTATCTTTAGCAGCTACGGCTGCACAGGCAGCATACAATCCTAAATCGGATAAGACTGCATTATCGAAATCATTTGCTAATCCTGCTGCCAGAACTAGTTCAAAAAACAACTCAAAAGCGCCCATTAAGGAAAAAACCAtactaaagaagaacacTGCAAATAATGAGACATCATCTGCTAAAGAAAATCTGATATCAATtccatcttcaaaaaaggTTAACGAAAATCAAGAACCGTTGAATGAAACAACTACGAACATACCGATTCCACCACCACCTCCCCCCATGGGCCAAACGGAAGATCCAAAGTTCGAAGCGGCATACGATTTCCCAGGTTCTGGATCACCCTCGGAGTTGCCTCTAAAAAAGGGGGATGTTGTATTTATAAGTAGAGATGAGTCCAGTGGTTGGTCTTTAGCGAGACTTCTAGATGGAAGTAAGGAAGGTTGGGTTCCCACTGCGTATATGACGCCATATACAGGGACTAGTGATACTATATCTGCAGTAGAGGTGGCGGCAGAGAACAATGCTATGAATCAAAAATCAAATCGGATTCATAGTACCATATCAAGTGTACAAGAAAGTGTGTCATTAGAAACTGCAACTGTTCAAACCCCTGGTAGTGAGACCAAACCCATGGGGGCATTTAGCGATGGTTTAGCCTCTGCCTTGGCAGCAAGAGCGAACAAAATGCGGGCCGAAAGTGCtgacgatgatgacgacAATGAACgtgatgacgatgatgactGGTAG
- the PMU1 gene encoding putative phosphomutase (similar to Saccharomyces cerevisiae PMU1 (YKL128C); ancestral locus Anc_2.442) yields MSLRAVPGYFSAYPNEAFQGLDSTKNDHLQLINHKNWKELYDAIPKDTRSCHYKLLILARHGQGYHNAAILRYGMEEWDAYWSLLSGDEHGEWLDSRLTPLGKDQVRRTGSNVLLPMIKQLGMLPHVFFSSPMRRCLETFIESWTPVLAEVPKESFGSEVSTRIIESLRETLGSHTCDKRVSHSMTVNEYQNFRTKSGHTVRWQYMPDYPEEDELWLVDHRETCAELDKRTQDGLSDLFSQLSREEKFISLTCHSGVIQSVLRNLQHPPVYNLETGKVVGVIVEVPVNTISQDRL; encoded by the coding sequence ATGTCACTAAGAGCAGTCCCAGGATATTTTTCTGCATATCCAAATGAAGCTTTCCAAGGATTAGACTCCACGAAGAATGATCATTTACAATTGATCAACCATAAAAATTGGAAGGAATTATACGATGCTATTCCCAAAGATACTAGAAGTTGTCATTACAAGCTGTTGATTTTAGCTAGGCATGGTCAGGGATATCACAATGCTGCTATACTAAGGTACGGGATGGAGGAATGGGATGCATATTGGTCATTGCTTTCAGGTGATGAACATGGAGAATGGCTTGACTCTAGATTGACACCTCTAGGAAAAGATCAAGTCAGAAGAACAGGTTCAAATGTCCTGCTACCGATGATAAAGCAGCTAGGTATGCTACCCCATGTTTTCTTCAGTTCTCCAATGAGAAGGTGTCTTGAAACATTCATTGAATCCTGGACACCAGTATTGGCTGAGGTGCCAAAAGAATCATTTGGAAGTGAAGTTTCTACACGCATTATAGAAAGCCTTAGAGAAACCTTGGGATCCCACACATGTGATAAAAGAGTATCCCACTCAATGACAGTAAACgaatatcaaaatttccGCACAAAATCAGGCCACACTGTACGCTGGCAATACATGCCAGACTATCcggaagaagatgaattgTGGTTAGTGGACCACCGAGAGACGTGTGCAGAATTAGACAAACGTACACAGGATGGGCTATCCGACCTTTTCAGCCAACTTTCACgcgaagaaaaattcatctcCCTCACTTGTCATTCAGGTGTCATTCAAAGCGTTTTAAGAAACTTACAGCATCCTCCAGTTTACAACTTGGAGACAGGTAAAGTTGTCGGTGTCATCGTAGAAGTGCCAGTCAACACTATCAGTCAAGACAGGCTTTGA